A section of the Rhizomicrobium sp. genome encodes:
- a CDS encoding glycoside hydrolase family 172 protein, with the protein MTRPFNGLGLHLGNLSRLSAAKTRSISPENFSGEKGRGGMAVDGPAAHAARGLGQGWKISPYIVIEPGETRELANIEEAGAIQQIWMTMAGGKWRHAILRAFWDDQEQPSIECPTGDFFCVGWERFAQVSALPVCVNPGRAFNCYWEMPFRRRARFAMTNLSDEKLILYYQINYTLTDVPDDCAYFHAQFRRANPLPYKEVYTILDGVTGRGHYAGTYMAWGVNNAGWWGEGEIKFYLDGDRDFPTICGTGTEDYFCGAFDFDPGIVERDRGSAYVEFTTPYAGLPQVIRPDGVYKSQTRFGMYRFHVMDPVRFESDLRITIQALGWRTHKDRQYLPLQDDIASVAYWYQTLPTAPFPALPDRDYLEVI; encoded by the coding sequence TCTCCGGAAAATTTCTCCGGCGAAAAAGGCCGGGGCGGCATGGCCGTCGATGGCCCCGCCGCCCATGCGGCGCGCGGCCTCGGCCAGGGCTGGAAGATCTCGCCCTATATCGTCATCGAACCCGGCGAGACGCGCGAACTGGCGAATATCGAAGAGGCGGGCGCCATCCAGCAGATCTGGATGACCATGGCCGGCGGCAAATGGCGCCACGCCATCCTGCGCGCCTTCTGGGACGACCAGGAGCAGCCCTCCATCGAATGCCCGACCGGCGATTTCTTCTGCGTCGGCTGGGAGCGTTTCGCGCAGGTGAGCGCGCTGCCCGTCTGCGTCAATCCCGGCCGCGCCTTCAACTGCTACTGGGAGATGCCGTTCCGCAGGCGCGCGCGCTTCGCGATGACGAACCTCTCCGACGAAAAGCTGATCCTCTACTACCAGATCAACTACACGCTGACCGACGTGCCCGACGACTGCGCCTATTTCCACGCCCAGTTCCGCCGCGCCAATCCGCTGCCGTACAAGGAGGTCTACACCATCCTCGACGGCGTGACCGGCCGGGGCCACTACGCCGGTACCTACATGGCCTGGGGCGTCAACAACGCCGGCTGGTGGGGCGAGGGCGAGATCAAGTTCTATCTCGACGGCGACCGTGATTTCCCCACCATCTGCGGCACCGGCACCGAGGATTATTTCTGCGGCGCCTTCGACTTCGACCCCGGCATCGTCGAACGCGACAGGGGCTCGGCCTATGTCGAGTTCACCACCCCCTATGCCGGCCTGCCGCAGGTAATCCGCCCCGACGGCGTCTACAAATCACAGACCCGCTTCGGGATGTACCGTTTCCATGTGATGGACCCGGTGCGCTTCGAAAGCGACCTGCGCATCACCATCCAGGCGCTCGGCTGGCGCACGCATAAGGACCGCCAATACCTGCCGCTGCAGGACGACATCGCCTCCGTCGCCTATTGGTACCAGACGCTCCCCACCGCGCCGTTCCCCGCGCTTCCCGACCGCGACTATCTGGAAGTGATCTGA